A section of the Flavobacterium ardleyense genome encodes:
- a CDS encoding type II toxin-antitoxin system RelE/ParE family toxin has translation MDYKFKVVFLKPVLDFLENLDPKSREKVIYNIWKSRSVNDNDIFKKLNDEIWEFRTLYNKQYIRLFAFWDKSDKKDTIVISTHGLIKKTEKIPKGEIEKAEILRQKYFNSKR, from the coding sequence ATGGATTATAAATTTAAAGTTGTTTTCCTTAAGCCAGTTTTAGATTTTCTGGAAAACCTGGATCCTAAATCTAGGGAAAAGGTAATTTATAATATTTGGAAATCTCGAAGCGTAAATGATAATGATATTTTCAAAAAACTCAATGACGAAATATGGGAATTCAGAACCTTATACAATAAACAGTACATAAGACTTTTTGCTTTTTGGGATAAATCAGACAAAAAAGACACCATCGTTATTTCAACTCACGGACTAATAAAGAAAACCGAAAAAATTCCAAAGGGAGAAATTGAAAAAGCGGAAATACTAAGGCAAAAATATTTTAACAGCAAAAGATAA
- a CDS encoding helix-turn-helix domain-containing protein, with protein MKTYSLDEITDKFIGEKGTKNRENFENELKLDLIGQTIKQIRKERNLTQEQLGAIVGVKKAQISKIENSLNDARFETIIKVFKALNAKINFNVELLN; from the coding sequence ATGAAAACATACAGTCTAGATGAAATAACTGATAAATTCATCGGTGAAAAAGGAACAAAAAATCGAGAAAATTTTGAAAATGAATTAAAACTTGATTTGATTGGTCAGACGATTAAACAAATTCGAAAAGAAAGAAATTTGACACAAGAGCAATTGGGAGCAATAGTTGGTGTAAAAAAAGCTCAGATTTCAAAGATTGAAAACAGTTTAAATGATGCAAGATTTGAAACTATTATCAAAGTTTTCAAAGCGCTTAACGCGAAAATTAATTTCAATGTAGAATTACTAAATTAA
- the udk gene encoding uridine kinase has translation MLIIGIAGGTGSGKTTVVHQIMNELPETEVGIISQDSYYKETTELSFDERALINFDHPRAIDFELLVDHLKELKAGNVIEQPIYSFVTHNRTTDTIITHPRKVMIVEGILILANAELREMCDIKIFVHADPDERLIRRLKRDIAERGRDLDEVLNRYQTTLKPMHEQFIEPTKAFADIIIPNDKYNTVAIDVVRAVITQRLV, from the coding sequence ATGCTAATCATTGGAATTGCAGGTGGAACGGGAAGTGGAAAAACAACCGTAGTACATCAGATAATGAACGAATTGCCTGAGACTGAAGTTGGAATTATATCGCAAGATTCTTATTATAAAGAGACAACTGAACTTAGCTTTGATGAACGTGCACTGATAAATTTTGACCATCCTCGTGCCATTGACTTTGAACTTTTGGTAGATCATCTTAAAGAACTAAAAGCTGGTAATGTAATTGAGCAACCAATTTATTCGTTTGTAACTCACAATCGTACCACCGATACTATCATTACGCATCCCAGAAAAGTGATGATCGTAGAGGGGATTTTGATTTTGGCTAATGCCGAATTAAGAGAAATGTGTGACATCAAAATTTTTGTTCACGCCGATCCTGACGAGAGACTTATCCGAAGATTAAAACGTGATATCGCCGAGCGAGGGCGCGATCTTGACGAGGTTTTAAACAGGTATCAAACTACTTTAAAACCAATGCACGAGCAGTTTATCGAGCCTACGAAAGCTTTTGCAGATATTATTATTCCAAACGACAAATACAATACTGTGGCAATTGATGTGGTGCGAGCGGTAATTACACAGCGATTAGTGTAA
- a CDS encoding FtsB family cell division protein: protein MKNPYKDRNWFKFISNKYIWVLLFFVSWMLFLDNYSYLDHRLLNKQIQELEDNKEYYKEEINQDLKSIKSFKNPDQIEKYAREKYYMKRENEDIYIIEFEDENGEKVER, encoded by the coding sequence ATGAAAAATCCCTATAAAGACAGAAACTGGTTCAAATTCATAAGCAATAAGTACATTTGGGTACTTTTGTTTTTTGTGAGTTGGATGCTTTTTTTGGACAACTATTCATATCTGGATCACAGGCTTTTGAATAAGCAAATTCAGGAGTTGGAAGATAATAAAGAGTATTATAAAGAAGAGATTAATCAGGATTTGAAAAGTATAAAATCTTTTAAGAATCCAGATCAAATCGAAAAATACGCAAGAGAAAAATATTATATGAAGCGGGAGAATGAAGACATTTACATCATCGAATTTGAAGATGAAAATGGCGAGAAAGTCGAACGTTGA